In Cydia splendana chromosome 26, ilCydSple1.2, whole genome shotgun sequence, the following are encoded in one genomic region:
- the LOC134803512 gene encoding zinc finger protein 43-like, producing MSLDGSKYVWVELEPVWGGAAGLHTKQELDLTENVKAEIKSEPEENMCVISETAGAGLYLKHKQPESAQEHIDHAVKAELKAEPKDMSDSEPAQGSLYSHIDPDVKAALKAEDENMCGDGEATIPEHESTYTSQVDHLAMADTKSESKKSVCSINSVAEQALYLKHEVKDGLVVGPEVYHRASFDLAIMNPVPQRSCTVKLERMHIDTERCVCRIGGNTYKFLLCSQQENDTTADERYSQRSADDVDELYKCQSCSFTSVHKHYIRVHKNIAHANEKTSKHKQRKNNLKKPYQCKQCSYASNRKIGLSIHKKVHSKETAHKCNQCDYAHARKYELEVHINTVHGSEKVYKCDQCKFATVREDIFQSHKKMHTKNIPYKCDQCDFATNVNDYLQAHKKTHVVEKPYKCEQCDYDSASETLLEIHKTMMHGAFAQKLGNGKRRKTRRKQNI from the exons ATGTCGCTGGATGGCTCAAAGTATGTGTGGGTAGAGTTGGAACCCGTGTGGGGAGGTGCGGCTGGCCTGCACACGAAGCAAGAACTGGATCTCACAGAAAATGTGAAGGCAGAGATCAAATCAGAACCCGAGGAGAACATGTGCGTTATCAGCGAGACAGCTGGGGCCGGCCTGTACTTGAAGCATAAGCAGCCTGAGAGCGCACAGGAGCACATAGACCATGCGGTAAAAGCAGAGCTTAAGGCCGAACCCAAGGACATGTCTGACAGTGAACCAGCTCAAGGCAGTTTGTACAGTCATATAGACCCTGATGTGAAGGCAGCACTTAAGGCAGAGGATGAAAATATGTGTGGTGATGGTGAAGCTACCATACCAGAGCATGAGAGCACATACACCAGTCAGGTAGACCATTTGGCGATGGCTGACACCAAATCAGAGAGCAAGAAGAGTGTGTGTAGCATAAACTCAGTGGCAGAGCAAGCACTGTACCTTAAGCATGAGGTAAAAGATGGACTAGTGGTGGGCCCCGAGGTATACCATAGAG CATCATTTGACTTAGCAATAATGAATCCTGTGCCACAGAGAAGTTGCACAGTCAAACTGGAACGCATGCACATAGACACGGAGCGCTGTGTGTGCAGGATCGGAGGCAACACATACAAGTTCCTATTGTGTAGTCAACAAGAAAATGATACAACTGCAGATGAAA GATATTCTCAGCGCAGCGCAGATGATGTTGACGAGCTATACAAATGTCAATCGTGTAGCTTCACTAGTGTACATAAGCATTATATAAGAGTTCATAAAAACATCGCCCACGCTAACGAGAAAACGTCGAAACACAAACAGAGAAAAAACAATCTAAAGAAACCCTACCAATGCAAGCAATGCAGTTACGCTTCCAACCGCAAAATCGGGCTGTCAATTCACAAAAAGGTTCACAGTAAGGAAACAGCCCACAAATGCAATCAATGCGATTACGCTCACGCTCGCAAATATGAATTGGAGGTTCACATAAATACCGTGCACGGGAGTGAAAAGGTCTATAAATGCGACCAGTGCAAGTTTGCTACTGTCCGCGAAGACATATTCCAATCTCACAAAAAGATGCACACCAAAAATATTCCTTACAAATGCGACCAGTGTGATTTTGCTACTAATGTCAACGATTATTTACAAGCTCATAAGAAGACGCACGTTGTGGAGAAACCATACAAATGTGAGCAATGCGATTACGATAGTGCCAGCGAAACGCTTTTGGAAATCCACAAAACTATGATGCATGGCGCCTTCGCACAAAAGCTAGGTAACGGGAAAAGAAGAAAAACAAGAAGAAAACAAAACATATAA